Proteins from one Tenrec ecaudatus isolate mTenEca1 chromosome 8, mTenEca1.hap1, whole genome shotgun sequence genomic window:
- the GOLGA7 gene encoding golgin subfamily A member 7 isoform X1 produces the protein MTAAHPVLAMRPQQAPVSGKVFIQRDYSSGTRCQFQTKFPAELENRIDRQQFEETVRTLNNLYAEAEKLGGQSYLEGCLACLTAYTIFLCMETHYEKVLKKVSKYIQEQNEKIYAPQGLLLTDPIERGLRVLRLKSPFTKTEAWAVEDKAQK, from the exons ATGAC CGCGGCCCATCCTGTCCTCGCCATGAGGCCGCAGCAGGCGCCGGTGTCCGGGAAGGTGTTCATCCAGCGAGACTACAGCAGCGGCACACGCTGCCAGTTCCAGACCAAGTTCCCCGCCGAGCTGGAGAACCGG ATTGATAGACAACAATTTGAAGAAACAGTTCGAACTCTGAATAACCTTTATGCAGAAGCAGAGAAGCTTGGTGGCCAATCATACCTTGAAGGCTGTTTAGCATGTTTAACAGCATACACCATCTTTTTATGCATGGAAACCCATTATGAGAAG GTTCTGAAGAAAGTCTCCAAATACATTCAAGAGCAGAATGAGAAGATATATGCTCCCCAAGGCCTCCTTCTGACAGACCCCATTGAGAGAGGACTTCGAGTT TTGAGATTGAAATCACCATTTACGAAGACAGAAGCATGGGCAGTGGAAGATAAAGCTCAGAAATAG
- the GOLGA7 gene encoding golgin subfamily A member 7 isoform X3, whose protein sequence is MRPQQAPVSGKVFIQRDYSSGTRCQFQTKFPAELENRIDRQQFEETVRTLNNLYAEAEKLGGQSYLEGCLACLTAYTIFLCMETHYEKVLKKVSKYIQEQNEKIYAPQGLLLTDPIERGLRVLRLKSPFTKTEAWAVEDKAQK, encoded by the exons ATGAGGCCGCAGCAGGCGCCGGTGTCCGGGAAGGTGTTCATCCAGCGAGACTACAGCAGCGGCACACGCTGCCAGTTCCAGACCAAGTTCCCCGCCGAGCTGGAGAACCGG ATTGATAGACAACAATTTGAAGAAACAGTTCGAACTCTGAATAACCTTTATGCAGAAGCAGAGAAGCTTGGTGGCCAATCATACCTTGAAGGCTGTTTAGCATGTTTAACAGCATACACCATCTTTTTATGCATGGAAACCCATTATGAGAAG GTTCTGAAGAAAGTCTCCAAATACATTCAAGAGCAGAATGAGAAGATATATGCTCCCCAAGGCCTCCTTCTGACAGACCCCATTGAGAGAGGACTTCGAGTT TTGAGATTGAAATCACCATTTACGAAGACAGAAGCATGGGCAGTGGAAGATAAAGCTCAGAAATAG
- the GOLGA7 gene encoding golgin subfamily A member 7 isoform X2, with translation MTAAHPVLAMRPQQAPVSGKVFIQRDYSSGTRCQFQTKFPAELENRIDRQQFEETVRTLNNLYAEAEKLGGQSYLEGCLACLTAYTIFLCMETHYEKVLKKVSKYIQEQNEKIYAPQGLLLTDPIERGLRVIEITIYEDRSMGSGR, from the exons ATGAC CGCGGCCCATCCTGTCCTCGCCATGAGGCCGCAGCAGGCGCCGGTGTCCGGGAAGGTGTTCATCCAGCGAGACTACAGCAGCGGCACACGCTGCCAGTTCCAGACCAAGTTCCCCGCCGAGCTGGAGAACCGG ATTGATAGACAACAATTTGAAGAAACAGTTCGAACTCTGAATAACCTTTATGCAGAAGCAGAGAAGCTTGGTGGCCAATCATACCTTGAAGGCTGTTTAGCATGTTTAACAGCATACACCATCTTTTTATGCATGGAAACCCATTATGAGAAG GTTCTGAAGAAAGTCTCCAAATACATTCAAGAGCAGAATGAGAAGATATATGCTCCCCAAGGCCTCCTTCTGACAGACCCCATTGAGAGAGGACTTCGAGTT ATTGAAATCACCATTTACGAAGACAGAAGCATGGGCAGTGGAAGATAA